A window from Kovacikia minuta CCNUW1 encodes these proteins:
- the gltD gene encoding glutamate synthase small subunit, producing the protein MGKPTGFIEYLREVASETSPIDRIRNWDEFHLPMPEDKLRIQGARCMDCGTPFCHTGTLISGMASGCPINNLIPEWNDLVYRGLWKEALDRLHKTNNFPEFTGRVCPAPCEGSCVLGIHNPPVTIKNIEYSIAEKGWESGWITPNPPTKRTGKKVAVIGSGPAGLAAAAQLNTAGHWVTVYERADRPGGLLMYGIPNMKLEKEQVVMRRLNVLEAEGVTFVCNTEIGKDLPVETLLKDFDAVVLCIGATKPRDLPIAGRELKGIHFAMDFLTANTKSLLDKQYGSDFISAQDKNVVIIGGGDTGTDCVGTSLRHGCTSVEQLEIMPKPPMERAPDNPWPEYPKVYKMDYGQEEAAAKFGDDPRVYTTTATQFEGDVGGNVKAIHTVQVEWVRNEKGQFIPNQVPGTEKVMQAQLVLLAMGFLGPEQFLLDALSLDRDVRSNIKAEYGKYTTSIPGVFAAGDCRRGQSLVVWAFNEGREAARECDRYLMGHTDLP; encoded by the coding sequence ATGGGCAAACCAACTGGCTTTATTGAATATCTCCGCGAAGTGGCATCGGAAACTTCCCCGATCGATCGCATCCGTAACTGGGATGAATTCCACCTACCGATGCCCGAAGACAAGCTCCGCATTCAGGGCGCTCGCTGTATGGATTGCGGCACCCCCTTCTGCCATACCGGAACGTTAATTAGTGGCATGGCAAGCGGTTGTCCGATTAACAACCTGATCCCCGAATGGAATGATCTGGTTTATCGCGGTCTTTGGAAGGAAGCCCTCGATCGCCTGCACAAAACCAACAACTTTCCCGAATTTACCGGGCGAGTCTGCCCCGCTCCCTGTGAAGGCTCCTGTGTTCTCGGCATCCACAATCCCCCCGTCACCATCAAAAACATTGAGTACTCGATCGCCGAAAAAGGCTGGGAATCCGGTTGGATCACCCCCAATCCGCCAACCAAACGAACGGGCAAGAAGGTTGCCGTGATTGGTTCCGGTCCAGCGGGACTGGCTGCGGCTGCCCAACTCAACACCGCTGGGCATTGGGTAACCGTTTATGAGCGCGCCGATCGTCCCGGTGGGTTGCTGATGTATGGCATTCCCAACATGAAATTGGAAAAAGAACAGGTCGTCATGCGTCGCCTGAATGTGTTGGAAGCGGAAGGGGTGACCTTTGTTTGCAATACCGAAATTGGCAAGGATCTGCCCGTTGAAACCCTGCTGAAGGACTTTGATGCCGTTGTGCTCTGTATCGGTGCAACCAAACCCCGCGACCTGCCGATCGCAGGACGGGAGCTGAAGGGCATTCACTTTGCGATGGATTTCCTCACTGCCAACACCAAGTCGCTACTGGACAAGCAGTATGGCAGCGACTTCATTTCTGCCCAGGACAAAAACGTAGTCATCATTGGGGGGGGCGACACCGGCACAGACTGCGTGGGTACTTCATTGCGGCACGGTTGCACCAGCGTTGAGCAACTGGAAATTATGCCCAAACCACCGATGGAACGCGCTCCCGACAACCCCTGGCCTGAGTACCCCAAGGTTTACAAGATGGACTACGGGCAGGAAGAAGCCGCTGCCAAGTTTGGCGACGATCCCCGCGTTTACACCACCACTGCCACCCAGTTTGAGGGTGACGTAGGTGGCAATGTCAAAGCCATCCACACCGTCCAGGTGGAATGGGTTCGCAACGAAAAAGGGCAGTTTATTCCCAACCAGGTTCCCGGGACTGAGAAGGTGATGCAGGCGCAACTGGTGCTACTCGCAATGGGTTTCCTTGGTCCCGAACAATTCCTGCTGGATGCCCTCAGTCTAGATCGCGATGTCCGCAGTAATATCAAAGCTGAATATGGCAAATACACCACCAGCATCCCCGGTGTTTTTGCCGCCGGAGACTGCCGCCGCGGTCAAAGCCTCGTTGTCTGGGCATTCAACGAAGGCAGGGAAGCGGCAAGAGAATGCGATCGCTATCTGATGGGACATACCGATTTGCCGTAA
- a CDS encoding pyridoxal phosphate-dependent aminotransferase gives MKLAARVGQVTPSLTLAVDTKAKGMKAQGINVCSFSVGEPDFPTPPHIVEAAEKALESGKTKYGPAAGEPKLREAIAQKLQKENSLCFGAENVIVTNGGKHSLFNLFMATIEPGDEVIIPSPYWVSYPEMVKLAEGKPVIVETTAETGFKITPEQLRQAITPQTRLFVLNSPSNPTGMVYTPDEIRALAAVIVEKDIYVVSDEIYEKLLYDGAEHFSIGAASPEIYERTIVSSGFAKAFSMTGWRVGYLAGPVDVIRACATIQGHSTSNVCTFAQYGAIAALEGSLDCVEEMRLAFAQRRQVMLDYLNAIPGLTCTKPDGAFYLLPSIKKTGLKSLEFSTALLDDYQVAVVPGVAFGADDYVRLSYATDMDTIKRGMEQLDKFVRSRT, from the coding sequence ATGAAACTGGCAGCACGTGTTGGACAGGTTACACCTTCATTAACCCTGGCAGTGGATACCAAAGCAAAGGGGATGAAAGCGCAGGGCATTAACGTCTGTAGCTTTAGTGTGGGAGAACCAGATTTTCCAACGCCTCCCCATATCGTTGAAGCCGCAGAAAAAGCATTAGAGTCTGGAAAAACCAAATATGGGCCAGCAGCGGGAGAACCAAAACTGCGGGAGGCGATCGCCCAAAAGCTGCAAAAGGAGAATTCTCTCTGCTTTGGGGCTGAAAATGTCATCGTCACCAATGGCGGCAAACATTCCCTCTTCAATTTATTCATGGCAACGATCGAGCCAGGGGATGAGGTGATCATTCCTTCTCCCTACTGGGTGAGCTATCCAGAAATGGTCAAACTGGCAGAAGGCAAGCCTGTGATTGTGGAAACAACGGCAGAAACCGGCTTCAAAATTACGCCGGAACAATTGCGCCAGGCAATTACGCCCCAAACCCGGCTGTTTGTGTTGAATTCTCCTTCTAACCCAACGGGAATGGTCTATACCCCGGATGAAATCAGGGCGTTGGCGGCAGTTATTGTTGAAAAAGATATTTATGTCGTCTCGGATGAAATCTATGAAAAGCTGCTCTATGACGGAGCAGAGCATTTTAGCATTGGGGCTGCCAGCCCAGAGATTTATGAGCGCACGATTGTTAGCAGTGGCTTCGCCAAAGCATTTTCGATGACAGGCTGGCGGGTGGGTTATCTGGCAGGACCAGTGGATGTCATTCGGGCTTGTGCCACCATTCAGGGACACAGTACGTCAAATGTCTGCACCTTTGCTCAGTATGGGGCGATCGCCGCATTGGAGGGATCTCTGGATTGTGTTGAAGAAATGCGGCTGGCCTTTGCCCAACGGCGTCAGGTGATGCTGGACTATCTGAATGCGATTCCCGGTTTAACCTGCACTAAGCCAGATGGTGCCTTTTACCTGCTCCCCAGCATTAAAAAAACAGGGTTAAAATCCCTGGAGTTTAGCACGGCGTTGCTGGATGATTATCAGGTCGCGGTCGTTCCGGGGGTTGCTTTTGGGGCTGATGACTATGTTCGTCTCTCCTATGCAACCGATATGGATACGATTAAACGAGGCATGGAGCAATTGGACAAATTTGTGCGATCGAGAACCTGA
- a CDS encoding CsbD family protein, producing MSLEDRAKATAKNIEGKIQEAVGEITGDERTKVEGQAKQAEAKGRHVVEDVKDQAKKLID from the coding sequence ATGAGTTTAGAAGACAGGGCAAAAGCAACTGCCAAAAATATCGAAGGCAAAATTCAAGAAGCCGTAGGAGAAATCACAGGCGATGAGCGCACCAAAGTAGAAGGTCAAGCAAAACAGGCTGAAGCCAAAGGTCGTCATGTGGTAGAAGATGTGAAAGACCAGGCCAAAAAACTGATTGATTAG
- a CDS encoding inositol monophosphatase family protein has translation MPPTTDQLHTFLDVATEAALAAGVILQDYLGNLAEIEDKGRPGDLVTEADRAAEAAILKVLDRHVPDHTILAEESGQLGNLNSQYLWAIDPLDGTTNYAHQYPVSAVSVGLMIDGIPQVGVIFDPFRQELFRAAKGLGATRNRRPMQVSETTELEKSLLVSGFAYDRRQTIDTNYAEFCYLTHLTQGVRRSGSAALDLAYVACGRFDGYWERGLSPWDITAGVAILEEAGGKVTAYDGSPLQISSGRILATNGQIHGSLSQELQRVPPLATWADSSRLTDSAQGML, from the coding sequence ATGCCTCCCACAACTGACCAACTTCACACCTTTCTCGACGTTGCTACTGAGGCGGCTTTGGCAGCTGGGGTAATTTTGCAAGATTACCTGGGAAATTTGGCGGAAATTGAAGACAAGGGGCGTCCGGGTGATCTGGTCACTGAGGCGGATAGGGCAGCCGAGGCAGCAATTTTGAAGGTGTTAGATCGGCATGTGCCAGATCACACGATTTTGGCGGAGGAATCGGGGCAGTTGGGGAATTTGAACAGTCAGTATCTGTGGGCGATCGATCCGCTAGACGGAACGACCAATTACGCCCATCAATACCCTGTTTCAGCGGTTTCAGTGGGGCTGATGATCGACGGGATTCCGCAGGTTGGGGTGATTTTTGATCCCTTTCGGCAAGAGCTTTTTCGGGCAGCAAAGGGTTTGGGCGCAACCCGCAACCGTCGCCCCATGCAGGTGTCTGAAACGACTGAATTGGAAAAAAGCCTGTTGGTTAGTGGCTTTGCCTACGATCGCCGCCAAACGATCGATACAAACTATGCTGAATTTTGCTACCTGACTCACCTGACTCAGGGAGTACGGCGTAGCGGTTCCGCCGCACTGGATCTGGCATACGTTGCCTGCGGTCGGTTTGATGGCTACTGGGAGCGGGGGTTGTCGCCCTGGGACATAACCGCTGGGGTTGCCATCCTGGAGGAGGCAGGCGGCAAGGTGACCGCCTATGACGGCAGCCCTTTGCAAATTAGTTCCGGGCGTATCCTGGCAACGAATGGTCAGATTCATGGCAGTCTCAGCCAGGAGCTACAACGAGTTCCGCCCCTAGCAACCTGGGCAGATTCCAGTCGTCTTACTGACTCAGCCCAGGGCATGCTTTAA
- a CDS encoding thermonuclease family protein, translated as MVQVQQITNGRDFEVAGMVGQPEITERVRLEGIDVPDRAQSPWGEAARTKLKQILGNQQVLLETDIAPRDSKGQRLAYAWQGGKLVNEELVAEGYALAVPHLPNHKYDRRLARAQDRARALGLGIWNPQQPMRSTPVEFRNQEGSGKG; from the coding sequence ATGGTTCAAGTGCAACAGATTACGAATGGGCGAGATTTTGAGGTGGCAGGAATGGTGGGGCAACCAGAAATAACCGAACGGGTTCGGTTGGAAGGCATTGATGTTCCCGATCGGGCCCAGTCTCCCTGGGGAGAAGCAGCAAGAACCAAACTGAAACAGATACTTGGCAACCAGCAGGTGTTGCTGGAGACTGATATAGCGCCCAGGGACAGCAAGGGGCAACGACTCGCCTATGCGTGGCAGGGCGGTAAATTAGTCAACGAAGAATTGGTGGCAGAAGGCTACGCCCTGGCAGTCCCCCATTTACCCAACCATAAATATGACCGACGCCTTGCCCGTGCCCAGGATCGTGCCAGAGCCTTAGGTTTGGGTATCTGGAATCCCCAGCAACCTATGCGCAGTACCCCCGTAGAATTTAGGAATCAGGAGGGAAGCGGGAAAGGATAA
- a CDS encoding 2Fe-2S iron-sulfur cluster-binding protein: MTRSHTVRIRDRRTQTLHTIQVPEDRYILQTGENQGVNLPFSCRNGACTTCAVRVISGEIYQPEAMGLSPHLRKQGYALLCVSYPHSDLEVETQDEDEVYELQFGRYFGKGKVKRGLPLDED, from the coding sequence ATGACCCGTTCCCATACTGTTCGAATTCGCGATCGCCGTACCCAAACGCTCCACACAATTCAGGTTCCAGAAGACCGCTATATCCTCCAGACGGGCGAGAATCAAGGGGTAAACCTCCCCTTTTCTTGCCGCAATGGAGCCTGCACAACCTGTGCAGTCAGGGTTATTTCTGGTGAAATTTACCAGCCCGAAGCAATGGGACTGTCTCCCCACCTGCGGAAACAGGGATATGCTTTACTCTGCGTTAGCTACCCCCACTCTGACCTGGAAGTGGAAACCCAGGATGAGGATGAGGTCTACGAACTTCAGTTTGGTCGCTACTTTGGCAAAGGCAAAGTGAAACGGGGATTACCTCTGGACGAGGATTAA